From Mycteria americana isolate JAX WOST 10 ecotype Jacksonville Zoo and Gardens chromosome 4, USCA_MyAme_1.0, whole genome shotgun sequence, one genomic window encodes:
- the STOX2 gene encoding storkhead-box protein 2 isoform X2 — protein MSPISQSQFIPLGEILCLAISAMNSARKQVTQEALMEHLTTCFPGVPTPSPEILRHTLNMLVRERKIYPTPDGYFIVTPQTYFITPSLIRTNSKWYHLDERIPDRSQCTSPQQGTITPSTSGCVRDRTLPKNHCDSCHCCREDMHSMHASTLQRKSAKDCKDSYCPPSLCQVPPTEKSKSTVNFSYKAETLTKPKDVEKQSKKFGLKLFRLSFKKDKTKQLANFSAQFPPEEWPLRDEDTPTTIPREVEMEIIRRINPDLTVENVMRHTALMKKLEEEKAQRSKAGSSAHHSGRSKKSRNHRKSHGKSRSHSKTRVSKGDPSDGSHLDIPAEREYEFYDPLTRSPREGCFIIEHKGDNFIMHSNPNMIESHFPMTPEWDVSGELAKRRTEMPFPEPSRGSSHSKVHRSHSHTQDRRSRNERSSKAKERSRSMDNSKGPLGSATLCTPEDIGEGCSPDDQTTSQTYIDDSTLRPSQSLSHQRALIPSASYKETCIPEIASGSVETPSSCSLLEQSKPTENLPSYSELNSCTTKSAVDDYFQCNTSSETVLTAPSPLGKNKEDHDTLTGTDGLKKMTPAERQSQHIAREPGVHKEESPKGPSSGSVVAGQTSEVIANGRLVQHHSAESSSLDKRKEIFSKDTLFKPLHNTLSVNSYHKSSTPLLKPHQKTPSDTLPVRCEKLEQAIVTSVTQVMPVSQRQQETTGNQEASFDYYNVSDDDDSEEGTNKNAEEEKNRDDVGTMQWLLEREKERDLQRKFEKNLSLLTPKETENSNNQRATHSARLDSMDSSSITVDSGFNSPRTRESLASNTSSIVESNRRQNPALSPAHGGAGPTFNFRATADPPTSEAEKLQKPANCLQASVTSV, from the exons ATGTCTCCCATCAGTCAGTCACAGTTTATTCCTCTTGGGGAAATCCTTTGCCTGGCCATCTCAGCAATGAACTCTGCCCGAAAGCAAGTCACACAAGAAGCACTAATGGAGCACCTAACAACCTGCTTCCCAG GAGTTCCAACACCCAGTCCAGAAATCCTTCGACATACCTTGAATATGCTTGTACGGGAGAGGAAAATATACCCAACTCCGGATGGTTATTTCATTGTAACCCCACAGACTTACTTTATAACACCATCTCTCATAAGAACTAACAGTAAATGGTACCATTTGGATGAGAGGATACCTGACAGGTCTCAATGTACCTCTCCGCAACAAGGAACTATAACTCCCTCCACCTCGGGATGCGTCAGGGACCGAACACTACCCAAAAACCACTGCGACTCCTGCCATTGTTGCAGAGAAGACATGCACAGCATGCATGCATCTACTCTACAGAGGAAATCAGCAAAAGACTGTAAAGACTCATACTGTCCTCCTTCATTATGTCAGGTCCCACCTACTGAGAAAAGTAAAAGTACTGTCAATTTTTCTTATAAAGCAGAGACGCTCACAAAGCCTAAGGATGTAGAAAAGCAGTCTAAGAAATTTGGACTCAAATTATTCCGATTAAGTTTTAAGAAGGACAAGACAAAACAGTTGGCAAATTTCTCTGCCCAGTTTCCTCCAGAGGAGTGGCCGCTAAGGGACGAGGACACCCCTACCACTATACCTAGAGAGGTAGAAATGGAGATTATCAGGCGCATTAACCCAGACTTGACTGTAGAAAATGTCATGAGGCACACTGCACTAATGAAGAaacttgaagaagaaaaagctcaacGAAGCAAAGCAGGATCTTCAGCTCACCACAGTGGACGAAGTAAAAAGAGCAGGAATCACAGAAAGTCTCATGGGAAATCGAGGTCACACAGCAAGACTCGGGTGTCCAAAGGAGACCCATCAGATGGCTCTCATTTGGATATACCTGCTGAAAGGGAGTATGAGTTCTATGATCCCTTGACTCGATCCCCACGGGAAGGCTGTTTTATAATAGAACACAAGGGAGATAATTTTATAATGCACAGCAATCCTAATATGATTGAATCTCACTTTCCCATGACACCAGAGTGGGATGTGTCTGGTGAGCTGGCCAAAAGAAGAACTGAAATGCCTTTCCCTGAACCTTCCAGGGGAAGCTCCCACTCCAAGGTCCATCGGAGCCACAGCCATACACAGGATAGAAGATCGAGGAATGAGCGGTCCAGTAAGGCTAAAGAAAGGTCTAGATCCATGGATAACTCCAAGGGACCTCTGGGCTCAGCTACTTTATGCACACCTGAAGATATAGGTGAAGGCTGTAGCCCAGATGACCAAACAACTAGCCAAACTTACATTGACGATAGTACCTTAAGGCCATCTCAGTCGCTCAGTCATCAAAGGGCTCTGATTCCATCTGCAAGCTACAAAGAGACTTGCATCCCTGAAATAGCTAGTGGCAGTGTAGAAACCCCCAGTTCTTGTAGCCTATTGGAACAAAGCAAGCCTACAGAGAATTTGCCGTCGTATAGTGAGCTCAACTCCTGCACAACAAAATCTGCAGTCGATGACTATTTTCAGTGCAACACATCCAGTGAGACTGTGCTTACTGCTCCGTCACCACTGGGAAAGAATAAAGAGGATCATGATACACTGACAGGGACAGATGGGCTCAAAAAAATGACTCCTGCAGAAAGACAGTCGCAGCATATTGCTAGGGAGCCTGGGGTGCACAAAGAGGAGTCCCCAAAGGGCCCAAGCAGTGGTTCAGTGGTTGCTGGCCAGACTTCAGAGGTGATCGCAAATGGGCGGCTGGTTCAACACCATAGCGCTGAATCAAGCAGCCTtgataaaaggaaagaaatatttagCAAGGATACACTCTTTAAACCTCTGCACAACACTCTTTCTGTGAATAGTTATCATAAGTCTAGCACACCCTTGCTAAAGCCCCATCAGAAGACCCCCTCTGACACATTGCCAGTCAGATGTGAGAAACTTGAACAAGCGATAGTAACCTCGGTCACACAAGTCATGCCTGTTTCACAGAGACAGCAAGAGACAACTGGGAACCAGGAGGCCTCCTTTGACTACTACAATGTATCTGATGACGACGACTCAGAGGAAGGAACCAACAAAAatgctgaggaagaaaagaacaggGATGATGTTGGCACAATGCAGTGGCTcctagagagagaaaaggagagggatcTGCAGCGAAAGTTTGAGAAGAATCTTTCTCTTCTCACcccaaaggaaacagaaaatagcaaCAACCAGAGGGCCACCCACTCAGCCCGCCTGGACAGCATGGACAGCAGCAGCATTACTGTGGACAGCGGGTTCAACTCTCCACG TACTCGTGAGAGCCTGGCATCCAACACTTCAAGTATTGTTGAAAGCAACAGACGTCAGAACCCTGCTCTGAGCCCTGCACATGGTGGCGCAGGCCCAACGTTCAACTTCCGAGCCACTGCAGACCCACCGACAAGTGAAGCTGAGAAACTGCAGAAACCTGCTAACTGCCTGCAAGCCTCTGTCACTAGTGTCTGA
- the STOX2 gene encoding storkhead-box protein 2 isoform X1 codes for MKKTRSTTLRRAWPSSDFSDRASDRMRSRSEKDYRLHKHFPPAFISQASRGYMTSGDVSPISMSPISQSQFIPLGEILCLAISAMNSARKQVTQEALMEHLTTCFPGVPTPSPEILRHTLNMLVRERKIYPTPDGYFIVTPQTYFITPSLIRTNSKWYHLDERIPDRSQCTSPQQGTITPSTSGCVRDRTLPKNHCDSCHCCREDMHSMHASTLQRKSAKDCKDSYCPPSLCQVPPTEKSKSTVNFSYKAETLTKPKDVEKQSKKFGLKLFRLSFKKDKTKQLANFSAQFPPEEWPLRDEDTPTTIPREVEMEIIRRINPDLTVENVMRHTALMKKLEEEKAQRSKAGSSAHHSGRSKKSRNHRKSHGKSRSHSKTRVSKGDPSDGSHLDIPAEREYEFYDPLTRSPREGCFIIEHKGDNFIMHSNPNMIESHFPMTPEWDVSGELAKRRTEMPFPEPSRGSSHSKVHRSHSHTQDRRSRNERSSKAKERSRSMDNSKGPLGSATLCTPEDIGEGCSPDDQTTSQTYIDDSTLRPSQSLSHQRALIPSASYKETCIPEIASGSVETPSSCSLLEQSKPTENLPSYSELNSCTTKSAVDDYFQCNTSSETVLTAPSPLGKNKEDHDTLTGTDGLKKMTPAERQSQHIAREPGVHKEESPKGPSSGSVVAGQTSEVIANGRLVQHHSAESSSLDKRKEIFSKDTLFKPLHNTLSVNSYHKSSTPLLKPHQKTPSDTLPVRCEKLEQAIVTSVTQVMPVSQRQQETTGNQEASFDYYNVSDDDDSEEGTNKNAEEEKNRDDVGTMQWLLEREKERDLQRKFEKNLSLLTPKETENSNNQRATHSARLDSMDSSSITVDSGFNSPRTRESLASNTSSIVESNRRQNPALSPAHGGAGPTFNFRATADPPTSEAEKLQKPANCLQASVTSV; via the exons GTGATGTATCACCCATCAGCATGTCTCCCATCAGTCAGTCACAGTTTATTCCTCTTGGGGAAATCCTTTGCCTGGCCATCTCAGCAATGAACTCTGCCCGAAAGCAAGTCACACAAGAAGCACTAATGGAGCACCTAACAACCTGCTTCCCAG GAGTTCCAACACCCAGTCCAGAAATCCTTCGACATACCTTGAATATGCTTGTACGGGAGAGGAAAATATACCCAACTCCGGATGGTTATTTCATTGTAACCCCACAGACTTACTTTATAACACCATCTCTCATAAGAACTAACAGTAAATGGTACCATTTGGATGAGAGGATACCTGACAGGTCTCAATGTACCTCTCCGCAACAAGGAACTATAACTCCCTCCACCTCGGGATGCGTCAGGGACCGAACACTACCCAAAAACCACTGCGACTCCTGCCATTGTTGCAGAGAAGACATGCACAGCATGCATGCATCTACTCTACAGAGGAAATCAGCAAAAGACTGTAAAGACTCATACTGTCCTCCTTCATTATGTCAGGTCCCACCTACTGAGAAAAGTAAAAGTACTGTCAATTTTTCTTATAAAGCAGAGACGCTCACAAAGCCTAAGGATGTAGAAAAGCAGTCTAAGAAATTTGGACTCAAATTATTCCGATTAAGTTTTAAGAAGGACAAGACAAAACAGTTGGCAAATTTCTCTGCCCAGTTTCCTCCAGAGGAGTGGCCGCTAAGGGACGAGGACACCCCTACCACTATACCTAGAGAGGTAGAAATGGAGATTATCAGGCGCATTAACCCAGACTTGACTGTAGAAAATGTCATGAGGCACACTGCACTAATGAAGAaacttgaagaagaaaaagctcaacGAAGCAAAGCAGGATCTTCAGCTCACCACAGTGGACGAAGTAAAAAGAGCAGGAATCACAGAAAGTCTCATGGGAAATCGAGGTCACACAGCAAGACTCGGGTGTCCAAAGGAGACCCATCAGATGGCTCTCATTTGGATATACCTGCTGAAAGGGAGTATGAGTTCTATGATCCCTTGACTCGATCCCCACGGGAAGGCTGTTTTATAATAGAACACAAGGGAGATAATTTTATAATGCACAGCAATCCTAATATGATTGAATCTCACTTTCCCATGACACCAGAGTGGGATGTGTCTGGTGAGCTGGCCAAAAGAAGAACTGAAATGCCTTTCCCTGAACCTTCCAGGGGAAGCTCCCACTCCAAGGTCCATCGGAGCCACAGCCATACACAGGATAGAAGATCGAGGAATGAGCGGTCCAGTAAGGCTAAAGAAAGGTCTAGATCCATGGATAACTCCAAGGGACCTCTGGGCTCAGCTACTTTATGCACACCTGAAGATATAGGTGAAGGCTGTAGCCCAGATGACCAAACAACTAGCCAAACTTACATTGACGATAGTACCTTAAGGCCATCTCAGTCGCTCAGTCATCAAAGGGCTCTGATTCCATCTGCAAGCTACAAAGAGACTTGCATCCCTGAAATAGCTAGTGGCAGTGTAGAAACCCCCAGTTCTTGTAGCCTATTGGAACAAAGCAAGCCTACAGAGAATTTGCCGTCGTATAGTGAGCTCAACTCCTGCACAACAAAATCTGCAGTCGATGACTATTTTCAGTGCAACACATCCAGTGAGACTGTGCTTACTGCTCCGTCACCACTGGGAAAGAATAAAGAGGATCATGATACACTGACAGGGACAGATGGGCTCAAAAAAATGACTCCTGCAGAAAGACAGTCGCAGCATATTGCTAGGGAGCCTGGGGTGCACAAAGAGGAGTCCCCAAAGGGCCCAAGCAGTGGTTCAGTGGTTGCTGGCCAGACTTCAGAGGTGATCGCAAATGGGCGGCTGGTTCAACACCATAGCGCTGAATCAAGCAGCCTtgataaaaggaaagaaatatttagCAAGGATACACTCTTTAAACCTCTGCACAACACTCTTTCTGTGAATAGTTATCATAAGTCTAGCACACCCTTGCTAAAGCCCCATCAGAAGACCCCCTCTGACACATTGCCAGTCAGATGTGAGAAACTTGAACAAGCGATAGTAACCTCGGTCACACAAGTCATGCCTGTTTCACAGAGACAGCAAGAGACAACTGGGAACCAGGAGGCCTCCTTTGACTACTACAATGTATCTGATGACGACGACTCAGAGGAAGGAACCAACAAAAatgctgaggaagaaaagaacaggGATGATGTTGGCACAATGCAGTGGCTcctagagagagaaaaggagagggatcTGCAGCGAAAGTTTGAGAAGAATCTTTCTCTTCTCACcccaaaggaaacagaaaatagcaaCAACCAGAGGGCCACCCACTCAGCCCGCCTGGACAGCATGGACAGCAGCAGCATTACTGTGGACAGCGGGTTCAACTCTCCACG TACTCGTGAGAGCCTGGCATCCAACACTTCAAGTATTGTTGAAAGCAACAGACGTCAGAACCCTGCTCTGAGCCCTGCACATGGTGGCGCAGGCCCAACGTTCAACTTCCGAGCCACTGCAGACCCACCGACAAGTGAAGCTGAGAAACTGCAGAAACCTGCTAACTGCCTGCAAGCCTCTGTCACTAGTGTCTGA